A single region of the Flavobacteriales bacterium genome encodes:
- a CDS encoding FKBP-type peptidyl-prolyl cis-trans isomerase, translating into MMRSFLVLAWALVLCTGCSSCTGQKKAEEKQHQQQEDIIEANRRIVEEEARLIDEYIAENNLTMTKSRSGLRYSIEPLGSGETPKEGQMAIIEYESSFLDDSPLGPEGKSRMQIWVDQDHTIRGLLEGVQMLRVGDSAKFILPSHLAYGVQGIPGEVPSRATVIFDVTLIAIN; encoded by the coding sequence ATGATGAGATCGTTTTTAGTTTTAGCCTGGGCATTAGTCCTTTGTACCGGTTGCTCTTCTTGCACCGGCCAAAAGAAGGCCGAGGAAAAGCAGCATCAACAGCAAGAGGACATCATTGAAGCCAATCGACGTATCGTCGAGGAAGAGGCTCGTTTGATCGATGAATATATCGCCGAGAACAACCTCACGATGACCAAGAGCCGGAGCGGATTAAGATATAGCATCGAGCCGCTAGGCTCCGGAGAAACCCCAAAAGAGGGCCAAATGGCCATTATCGAATACGAGAGTTCTTTTCTGGACGACTCGCCGTTGGGACCAGAGGGGAAGAGTCGAATGCAAATTTGGGTAGACCAGGATCACACCATTCGGGGATTGCTCGAAGGAGTGCAAATGTTGCGAGTTGGGGATAGTGCCAAGTTTATTTTACCTTCGCACCTCGCTTACGGTGTGCAAGGGATTCCGGGCGAAGTTCCGAGCCGTGCAACCGTGATTTTCGATGTAACATTAATCGCCATCAATTGA